Proteins encoded in a region of the Prunus persica cultivar Lovell chromosome G4, Prunus_persica_NCBIv2, whole genome shotgun sequence genome:
- the LOC18779686 gene encoding NAC transcription factor 56, giving the protein MESTDSSTASQQQQQQQPQPPPQPNLPPGFRFHPTDEELVVHYLKKKVTSAPLPVAIIAEIELYKFDPWELPAKATFGEQEWYFFSPRDRKYPNGARPNRAATSGYWKATGTDKPVLTSGGTQKVGVKKALVFYGGKPPKGIKTNWIMHEYRLADSKTSNKPPGCDLGNKKNSLRLDDWVLCRIYKKNNSHRPMDLEREDSMEDMMGPLMPPSISHVGHHQNMNLHLPKSNTNYGPPFIENDQIIFDGIMSSTDGSASLSNGTSQLPLKRSIVPSLYWNDQEDDQTAGASSSKRVVQLHQLDSGTNNSVAANNNSTSIANLLSQLPQTPPLHQHAMLGSLGDGLFRTPYQLPGMNWFSESNLG; this is encoded by the exons ATGGAGAGCACCGACTCCTCCACAGCctcacagcagcagcagcagcagcaacccCAGCCCCCGCCACAGCCAAACCTACCACCGGGGTTTCGCTTCCACCCGACCGACGAGGAGCTAGTGGTCCACTATCTCAAGAAAAAGGTCACCTCTGCACCCCTTCCCGTTGCCATCATCGCAGAGATCGAACTTTATAAGTTCGACCCTTGGGAGCTCCCAG CTAAGGCTACGTTTGGAGAGCAAGAATGGTATTTCTTCAGCCCGAGAGACCGGAAGTACCCGAACGGAGCGAGACCCAATAGAGCAGCGACGTCAGGGTATTGGAAGGCAACAGGGACTGATAAGCCGGTGTTGACTTCTGGAGGTACACAGAAAGTTGGTGTGAAAAAAGCACTTGTGTTCTACGGAGGGAAGCCCCCAAAAGGAATTAAAACCAATTGGATTATGCACGAGTATAGGCTGGCTGATAGCAAGACCAGCAACAAGCCACCGGGGTGTGACTTGGGCAACAAGAAGAACTCATTGAGG CTTGATGATTGGGTGCTGTGTAGAATTTACAAGAAGAACAATTCGCATAGGCCAATGGATCTTGAAAGAGAAGACTCTATGGAGGACATGATGGGGCCATTAATGCCACCATCCATAAGTCATGTGGGCCATCACCAGAATATGAACCTGCACCTTCCAAAATCTAACACAAATTATGGACCGCCATTCAtagaaaatgaccaaattatTTTTGATGGGATAATGAGCAGCACCGATGGATCGGCCTCTTTGTCCAACGGGACTAGTCAGCTGCCTCTAAAGCGGTCTATAGTGCCATCCTTGTACTGGAATGATCAGGAGGATGATCAAACGGCTGGGGCTTCATCAAGCAAGAGGGTGGTACAACTGCACCAATTGGACAGTGGTACTAATAATTCTGTTGCTGCTAATAACAATTCTACTTCTATTGCCAACTTGCTCTCTCAGCTTCCACAGACACCTCCATTGCATCAGCATGCAATGCTAGGATCCCTTGGTGATGGCCTATTTCGAACACCGTATCAGCTTCCTGGGATGAATTGGTTTTCTGAGTCCAATTTGGGATAG
- the LOC18778277 gene encoding uncharacterized protein LOC18778277 — MQRSSHHYKHNIGERLQTLSVHCKTEGTNRGLRHSCMASSSSPRPRVQACTCTNRPGLNRCSRHGYAVPGAEKWRRNYANKEVLRRALRSTPNRSLSLRWWNFQPTPSRLSNMSMA, encoded by the coding sequence ATGCAAAGGAGCTCTCACCACTACAAACATAACATTGGAGAAAGGCTACAGACTCTCAGTGTACATTGCAAGACAGAGGGAACAAATCGTGGTCTTAGGCACAGTTGTATGGCCTCCTCATCATCCCCTAGGCCTCGAGTGCAGGCATGCACCTGCACGAATCGTCCCGGGTTGAATCGCTGTAGCCGGCACGGGTATGCAGTGCCGGGGGCTGAGAAGTGGAGGAGGAACTATGCAAACAAGGAGGTTTTAAGGAGGGCGTTGAGATCTACACCAAACCGAAGCTTAAGTCTTCGGTGGTGGAATTTCCAACCAACGCCTAGTCGGCTCTCTAACATGTCTATGGCTTAA
- the LOC18780973 gene encoding uncharacterized protein LOC18780973, whose amino-acid sequence MASIHSIAPQSFLPLPNSKPRKPTNAHPKPILSSNLCNSKLSKNQTFLRNKRKDRWILKSLVDQEECDVIPVQSTDCTDQQEGMAVCRVECEGVEGELASQVGGFGASEGRLSFEGAGGFGSSGVGNERESEEFERLVDRTINATIVLAAGTFAITKLLTIDQDYWHGWTLYEILRYAPQHNWSAYEEALKTNPVLAKMVISGVVYSVGDWIAQCFEGKPLFEFDRTRMLRSGLVGFTLHGSLSHYYYQFCEELIPFQDWWVVPAKVAFDQTVWAAIWNSIYFTVLGFLRFESPIDIFSELKATFWPMLTAGWKLWPFAHLVTYGVIPVEQRLLWVDCVELIWVTILSTYSNEKSEARISEAPVEANSSSSNTSPLEE is encoded by the exons ATGGCTTCCATCCACTCCATAGCTCCCCAGAGCTTCCTCCCTCTCCCAAACTCCAAACCCAGAAAACCCACTAATgctcacccaaaacccatcttAAGCTCCAATCTTTGTAACTCCAAACTCTCAAAGAACCAAACTTTCCTGAGAAACAAACGGAAAGACAGGTGGATTTTGAAGTCTCTGGTTGATCAAGAAGAGTGTGATGTGATCCCAGTTCAGAGCACTGACTGTACGGACCAGCAGGAAGGGATGGCTGTGTGCAGGGTGGAGTGTGAAGGTGTGGAGGGCGAGTTGGCGAGTCAGGTAGGTGGGTTTGGAGCAAGTGAGGGAAGGCTTTCCTTTGAAGGAGCTGGTGGGTTTGGATCTTCTGGGGTTGGAAATGAGAGGGAGAGTGAGGAATTTGAGAGGCTCGTAGATAGGACTATCAATGCCACTATTGTGCTCGCAGCTGGTACTTTTGCTATCACTAAGTTGCTCACTATTGATCAGGATTACTGGCAT GGTTGGACTCTGTATGAGATCCTAAGATATGCACCTCAACACAACTGGAGTGCTTATGAGGAAGCTCTCAAGACTAACCCAGTTTTAGCCAAAATGGTGATTAGTGGTGTGGTGTATTCTGTAGGGGATTGGATTGCACAG TGCTTTGAAGGAAAACCTCTATTTGAGTTCGATCGTACACGAATGCTCAGGTCAGGTCTTGTTGGATTTACTCTCCATGGTTCCCTCTCTCACTACTATTACCAGTTTTGCGAG GAGCTTATTCCATTCCAAGACTGGTGGGTGGTTCCTGCCAAAGTAGCCTTCGACCAAACAGTATGGGCAGCAATTTGGAACAGCATTTACTTTACCGTTTTGGGATTTTTGCGTTTCGAATCACCCATCGACATTTTTAGTGAACTGAAAGCGACATTCTGGCCCATGCTAACT GCTGGGTGGAAACTTTGGCCATTTGCGCATCTTGTTACCTATGGTGTGATCCCTGTCGAACAAAGGCTCTTATGGGTGGACTGTGTAGAGTTGATCTGGGTGACTATACTGTCAAC CTattcaaatgaaaaatcagaAGCAAGGATTTCTGAGGCACCAGTTGAAGCAAATTCCAGTTCTTCAAACACAAGTCCTCTTGAG GAGTAA